Genomic window (Pseudomonas xantholysinigenes):
CGCTAAGCGACGCGGGGATCGAGTTGGACCATGTGGCCTGGCATGTGCGCTTCGACAGCGAGGAGGCATGCTGGCGCGATCATGGTGGAGACTGGAATCGGCGCTTGCGCTGAGTTCGTGACCATTCTGGATCGTCTGGGGGCCGGCACCTGATGACCCAGCTCAAAGCTTGAATCGACCAAGAACCAAGCCCCCCACTCGCTCGCCCGGCGGATTATGTGACTGGCCGTTCCCGATCCGCGCCGGATGTATTAAGGTGGCGGGGTGCGCATATAAAAGCAGCCCGCCGTGTTCGGGCGTAGAGCAATGAGGGTGTCATGAGTAACGAAAGCATTAACTGGGACAAGCTGGGTTTCGACTACATCAAGACCGACAAACGTTACCTGTCCGTATGGCGTAACGGCGAGTGGGACAAGGGCACCCTGACCGAAGACAACGTGCTGCACATCAGTGAAGGCTCCACCGCCCTGCACTATGGCCAGCAATGCTTCGAAGGCCTCAAGGCCTACCGTTGCAAGGACGGCTCGATCAACCTGTTCCGCCCCGACCAAAACGCCGCGCGCATGCAGCGCAGCTGCGACCGCCTGCTGATGCCGCGCGTCTCGACCGAGCAGTTCATCGAGGCCTGCAAGCAAGTGGTCAAGGCCAACGAAAAGTTCGTTCCCCCGCATGGCAAGGGTGCGCTGTACCTGCGTCCGTTCGTGATCGGCACCGGTGACAACATCGGCGTGCGCACCGCCCCCGAGTTCATCTTCTCGGTGTTCGCCATCCCGGTCGGTTCGTACTTCAAGGGCGGCATGACCCCGCACAAGTTCCTCATCTCCGACTTCGACCGCGCCGCCCCGCAAGGCACCGGCGCGGCCAAGGTCGGCGGCAACTACGCCGCCAGCCTGCAACCGGGCTACGAAGCCAAGAAAGCCGGCTTCGCCGACTGCATCTACCTCGACCCGCTGACCCACAAGAAGATCGAGGAAGTCGGCTCGGCCAACTTCTTCGGCATCACCGCCAACAACGAGTTCGTCACCCCGAAATCGATTTCGGTGCTGCCAGGC
Coding sequences:
- a CDS encoding branched-chain amino acid aminotransferase, which encodes MSNESINWDKLGFDYIKTDKRYLSVWRNGEWDKGTLTEDNVLHISEGSTALHYGQQCFEGLKAYRCKDGSINLFRPDQNAARMQRSCDRLLMPRVSTEQFIEACKQVVKANEKFVPPHGKGALYLRPFVIGTGDNIGVRTAPEFIFSVFAIPVGSYFKGGMTPHKFLISDFDRAAPQGTGAAKVGGNYAASLQPGYEAKKAGFADCIYLDPLTHKKIEEVGSANFFGITANNEFVTPKSISVLPGITRLSLMELAESRLGLKVIEGDVEIDKLERFIEAGACGTAAVITPIGGIQYNGKLHVFHSETEVGPVTQKLYAELTGIQSGDVEAPAGWIVKVA